A part of Methanosarcinales archaeon genomic DNA contains:
- a CDS encoding methanogenesis marker 7 protein, whose protein sequence is MLEPMMFEGGVHKHNLLVELVEDLGGFILQKNIMQTEVIIIMLVPIKDIELVEKMTKKLLGELTRAPLSGTEIAVVAPTLAYHHLPHPDCDIAEFLRRKGAKTNMIGLARGVGSRTCQISHEEKELINEHDMAVYIFGNFKHCITESKPKLYQDVDIPIVVVGAPEIKTEDVPYCSAYVRTLGRIAHRLRKGDEMHAMDEVVNVVGEIMDEEREAISKDPLTVMPPRVKKEIEDQVPEIKDVLSPLPITLKLRGMKIKLDYDEFHEKVGEVSFVEGVKLKDIAIIKPSRMKNFILVDIKPKSETGFVI, encoded by the coding sequence ATGCTTGAACCAATGATGTTTGAAGGTGGGGTACATAAACATAACCTGTTGGTGGAACTGGTAGAAGACCTGGGCGGCTTTATTCTCCAGAAGAACATAATGCAGACCGAGGTTATTATAATCATGCTGGTGCCTATTAAGGACATCGAGCTCGTTGAGAAAATGACCAAGAAACTACTGGGGGAATTAACACGTGCACCACTGTCAGGTACTGAGATCGCTGTGGTGGCCCCCACACTGGCATACCATCATCTTCCACATCCGGATTGCGATATTGCCGAGTTCCTGCGCCGCAAAGGGGCGAAGACCAATATGATCGGTCTTGCCCGGGGTGTTGGTTCCAGAACGTGCCAGATCTCACACGAGGAGAAGGAACTTATTAACGAGCATGATATGGCTGTATATATTTTCGGTAATTTCAAACATTGTATCACCGAAAGCAAGCCCAAGCTTTACCAGGATGTGGATATTCCTATTGTGGTCGTCGGGGCCCCTGAGATCAAAACCGAGGATGTTCCCTATTGCAGTGCCTATGTGAGGACACTGGGCCGGATCGCCCACCGTTTGCGAAAAGGCGATGAAATGCATGCCATGGACGAGGTAGTTAACGTGGTGGGTGAGATTATGGATGAGGAACGGGAAGCGATCAGTAAGGACCCACTGACCGTGATGCCGCCCAGGGTCAAAAAGGAGATCGAGGATCAGGTGCCCGAGATCAAAGATGTACTCTCTCCGCTACCCATTACATTGAAATTACGTGGTATGAAGATCAAGCTGGATTATGATGAGTTCCATGAGAAGGTGGGTGAAGTCTCCTTTGTTGAAGGGGTCAAGCTGAAGGATATTGCTATTATCAAACCCAGCAGGATGAAGAATTTTATCCTGGTGGATATTAAACCCAAGAGTGAGACCGGATTTGTGATCTGA
- a CDS encoding methanogenesis marker 17 protein produces the protein MDEDDSIVVESPEEIGAEVYKRVVVDVLSDLSLGRVVEKVRVYIDVTQPVFIFVGLRRMGLPSVHLKDFADVGIGEYGKQEVIINLNKETYISQLLNKLWERYGKGNINQKERTKIIVETANYMTEVDLLKDMVIDEKVQEINNRIVDAMLRIIPEGFRVRYHQLTDEYILFVASEDPIKQDWKDRAEAMRDKLVEAHHA, from the coding sequence ATGGACGAAGACGACTCAATTGTGGTGGAATCCCCTGAAGAAATCGGCGCTGAAGTCTATAAACGGGTGGTAGTGGATGTACTGTCCGATCTTTCACTGGGCAGGGTGGTAGAAAAGGTCAGGGTCTATATCGATGTAACCCAGCCCGTATTCATATTTGTAGGTTTGCGACGGATGGGACTTCCTTCCGTGCATCTCAAGGACTTTGCAGATGTGGGGATAGGTGAATATGGGAAACAAGAGGTGATAATTAATCTCAACAAAGAGACCTATATCTCTCAACTGCTCAATAAATTATGGGAACGGTACGGCAAGGGGAATATCAATCAAAAAGAACGTACCAAGATCATTGTGGAAACTGCCAATTACATGACTGAAGTGGATCTGCTAAAAGATATGGTCATTGATGAAAAGGTGCAGGAGATAAATAACAGGATAGTGGATGCCATGTTGAGGATCATCCCTGAAGGGTTCAGGGTCAGATATCATCAATTGACTGATGAGTATATTTTATTCGTGGCGTCTGAGGATCCTATCAAACAGGACTGGAAGGACAGGGCAGAGGCCATGCGGGATAAATTAGTGGAGGCTCACCATGCTTGA
- a CDS encoding methanogenesis marker 15 protein, whose product MATEKLVRIAQLSCGSEYSGIQEEINKAANLVEAEIFFPEITIKDVQNAEEEFGLQVASPDLRLMMARAKAIVEGKTQADAVLIATCFRCAEGALTRNEIRRYIYENSKIPVISYSFTERTAAGTLLTRLEALTTTARRRSLLAREIQEGLTAGIDSGSTTTKAVIMKDNEIIGTGWVPTIRVLESATEALDLAMKEAGVTRDDIQALGVTGYGRFLLGDEFNADLVQEEITINSKGAVYLADKQHGPATVIDIGGMDNKAIAVQDGIPGMFTMGGICAGASGRFLDMTSKRLGVDITELGALAVKGMQKNVEMNSYCIVFGIQSLVNSLAKGSNPEDVAAAACYSVVEQVFEQQLQEVEVIEPLIMVGGSSLIEGVPKAMKELLKIDVLVPPYAQYIGAVGAALLVSGFVNK is encoded by the coding sequence ATGGCAACCGAAAAATTGGTTCGGATAGCTCAACTTTCCTGTGGCAGCGAATACAGCGGTATCCAGGAGGAGATCAATAAAGCTGCCAATCTTGTAGAAGCCGAGATTTTCTTCCCTGAGATTACGATCAAAGATGTTCAAAATGCTGAAGAAGAGTTCGGACTTCAGGTAGCCAGCCCAGATCTGAGACTTATGATGGCCAGGGCAAAAGCTATTGTAGAAGGTAAGACGCAAGCTGATGCGGTATTAATAGCTACTTGTTTTAGATGTGCTGAAGGTGCGTTGACACGCAATGAGATACGCAGGTACATTTATGAGAATTCGAAAATCCCTGTAATAAGTTATTCATTTACTGAAAGGACTGCCGCCGGTACCCTGCTCACCCGGCTGGAGGCATTAACAACAACAGCCAGGCGGCGCAGTTTGCTTGCCAGGGAAATTCAAGAAGGATTGACCGCTGGTATCGACTCAGGGTCAACAACCACGAAAGCTGTGATAATGAAGGACAATGAGATCATAGGCACAGGCTGGGTACCTACAATCAGGGTATTGGAAAGTGCCACGGAAGCGCTGGATCTGGCCATGAAAGAAGCAGGCGTCACCAGGGATGATATACAGGCCCTGGGTGTTACAGGCTATGGCAGGTTCCTGCTTGGCGATGAGTTCAATGCCGACCTGGTACAGGAAGAGATCACTATAAACTCAAAAGGTGCGGTCTATCTGGCTGATAAACAGCACGGTCCGGCAACTGTTATCGATATAGGGGGAATGGACAATAAGGCCATAGCTGTACAGGACGGCATCCCTGGTATGTTCACAATGGGAGGTATCTGTGCTGGTGCCTCAGGCCGGTTTTTGGATATGACTTCCAAACGTCTGGGTGTTGATATTACTGAACTTGGTGCACTTGCTGTTAAGGGAATGCAGAAAAACGTGGAGATGAACAGTTACTGTATCGTTTTTGGTATCCAGAGTCTGGTCAATTCACTGGCAAAAGGTTCAAATCCTGAGGACGTGGCTGCTGCAGCATGTTACAGTGTAGTTGAACAGGTGTTTGAGCAGCAACTCCAGGAAGTGGAGGTTATTGAACCATTGATCATGGTTGGTGGGTCGTCCTTAATAGAAGGAGTGCCAAAAGCCATGAAGGAGCTATTGAAGATAGATGTGCTGGTGCCTCCATATGCACAATATATTGGTGCTGTAGGTGCAGCACTTTTAGTTTCAGGATTTGTTAATAAGTAG
- a CDS encoding methanogenesis marker 5 protein, which translates to MVKVFIYPSNSLILSDLVDRFGHEPLAVMQEIGKKIRTAGIEVPPINITPEDPKKGLKYAAVEVPSGVRGRMSLLGPLLEEAEAAIIVKEPDISFGCMGCARTNELINFLVRAKKVPLLELDYPKTPDDVKDFVHLIKEFLDKLRVGE; encoded by the coding sequence ATGGTTAAAGTTTTCATTTACCCCAGCAACAGTCTGATATTATCCGATCTTGTGGATAGGTTTGGTCATGAACCTCTTGCAGTAATGCAGGAGATCGGAAAGAAGATCCGCACAGCAGGAATAGAAGTCCCACCAATCAATATTACACCTGAAGATCCTAAAAAGGGACTGAAATATGCCGCAGTAGAAGTTCCTTCAGGAGTCAGGGGCCGGATGTCACTGCTTGGTCCTCTTCTGGAAGAGGCAGAGGCAGCAATCATTGTAAAAGAACCAGATATCTCATTCGGATGCATGGGATGTGCCCGCACAAATGAACTGATCAACTTCCTGGTGAGGGCTAAAAAGGTGCCTCTACTGGAGTTGGATTATCCAAAAACACCAGACGATGTAAAAGATTTCGTGCACCTGATAAAGGAGTTCTTAGATAAACTTAGGGTAGGTGAGTGA
- a CDS encoding methanogenesis marker 6 protein produces MARDDIISKMIVLHSTFTLPSDLVIKIYESKADITVKETCFGLIIEGKRQDVDMVAKEIRDLDPNRIFIKERGVPPGDPHRCRAGRGGGAKPGFHQHEIEFEMLPFITEALEEIERGDVIEIKVKPPRITFEYLKKIIEEEGAKEV; encoded by the coding sequence ATGGCCCGGGATGATATAATTAGCAAGATGATCGTACTGCACTCCACATTCACTCTCCCCAGCGACCTGGTTATCAAAATATATGAAAGTAAAGCTGATATTACAGTAAAAGAAACGTGTTTTGGGCTTATCATCGAGGGTAAGAGACAGGATGTAGATATGGTGGCTAAAGAGATCCGGGATCTGGACCCCAACAGGATATTTATTAAGGAAAGGGGTGTCCCACCCGGCGACCCACACAGGTGCAGGGCAGGACGGGGTGGGGGAGCGAAACCTGGGTTCCACCAGCATGAGATTGAATTTGAAATGTTACCATTTATTACAGAAGCATTAGAAGAGATCGAAAGAGGAGATGTAATTGAAATAAAAGTAAAACCGCCTCGTATTACTTTTGAATATCTCAAAAAGATCATTGAAGAAGAAGGCGCAAAAGAGGTTTAG
- a CDS encoding methanogenesis marker 3 protein: MTINVEINDISVDIEEGATLGDIVNKTKTSYISGATIGIVKGGELKEELTTEYSIRTNKGEFKIEVDPDKPEFKKKWVTNFIGKELRAHWSTLDTVAFGPVETDIEPDKSTFEYQRYDLIFGTGGYNAKNSYVVISKGRHTASHGSPADGGVFAKVISGKNIVTQLDQGDTINQIESVIRWETLTDKITTSDLNTPLEDGMKIFTYFSVDMKKEAPLGAEHFIGLVRKGLFKVDDISSSYLVNDILISEDVVFENLDSRSEGNISVRTEGEGLGRVFISKEDRTSSAVHSIVGTITKGVELVKLAEKGNKLEVRVNPPQVMFLGLTIEQSKALAEERGLTLEIDGYDGDDAIVVEQMPETTMQIVETKHASVLCIPPQLLIHIRFYYDKSPTTVEFFKHALRLKQRPLGPLPVYFNYENTVLFKTIKRAEKYKELMPENTPSEKVMAGEVGVTNQASKQYGIIGVKTIDDKRYGPTGEKFHCTNIIGKVMDPEKLGDLKQGDIIYVIEVE, encoded by the coding sequence GTGACCATCAATGTAGAAATAAATGATATCTCTGTAGATATTGAAGAAGGGGCCACACTTGGTGATATTGTTAACAAGACCAAAACCTCCTATATTTCGGGTGCGACTATTGGTATTGTTAAAGGTGGAGAACTGAAGGAAGAGCTGACCACCGAGTACAGTATAAGGACAAATAAGGGTGAATTTAAGATCGAAGTTGATCCTGATAAACCTGAATTCAAAAAAAAATGGGTTACTAATTTTATTGGAAAGGAATTACGGGCACATTGGTCAACACTCGACACCGTAGCTTTCGGACCGGTTGAAACAGACATTGAGCCTGATAAGAGCACTTTTGAATATCAGAGATATGACCTCATCTTTGGTACTGGTGGATACAATGCTAAAAATTCCTATGTTGTAATCTCAAAGGGTCGTCACACTGCATCCCACGGCTCACCTGCTGACGGCGGCGTGTTTGCGAAGGTGATAAGTGGTAAGAATATTGTTACACAACTGGACCAGGGGGATACGATCAACCAGATTGAATCAGTTATCAGGTGGGAAACCCTTACTGATAAGATTACCACCAGTGATTTGAATACACCTCTCGAAGATGGTATGAAGATATTCACATACTTTTCAGTTGATATGAAAAAAGAGGCTCCTCTGGGTGCTGAACATTTCATTGGACTTGTTCGTAAAGGATTATTCAAGGTGGATGACATTTCAAGTTCCTATTTGGTCAATGATATTTTAATAAGCGAGGACGTCGTATTTGAAAACCTGGATTCCCGTTCAGAAGGGAACATATCAGTGCGTACAGAAGGTGAGGGTTTGGGCCGGGTTTTCATTTCAAAAGAGGACCGGACAAGCAGCGCAGTCCATTCAATTGTGGGAACGATAACAAAGGGAGTGGAACTTGTCAAACTTGCTGAGAAAGGGAATAAACTTGAAGTAAGGGTCAATCCTCCCCAGGTAATGTTTTTAGGATTAACGATCGAACAGTCAAAAGCACTGGCAGAGGAAAGGGGGCTTACACTGGAGATCGATGGATATGATGGAGATGATGCCATTGTGGTTGAACAAATGCCTGAGACTACAATGCAAATAGTTGAAACAAAGCATGCTTCAGTATTATGTATCCCGCCCCAGTTGTTGATCCATATTAGATTCTATTATGATAAATCACCCACCACGGTTGAGTTCTTTAAACATGCTCTCAGGCTTAAACAAAGGCCATTAGGCCCACTTCCGGTCTATTTCAACTATGAGAACACAGTATTGTTCAAAACTATCAAAAGAGCAGAAAAATATAAAGAATTAATGCCTGAAAATACTCCTTCAGAAAAAGTGATGGCAGGCGAAGTGGGCGTAACAAACCAGGCATCAAAACAGTACGGTATTATCGGTGTAAAAACCATTGATGACAAACGATATGGACCAACAGGTGAGAAGTTCCATTGTACCAATATAATTGGAAAAGTTATGGATCCGGAAAAATTGGGGGATCTGAAACAGGGCGATATTATCTATGTTATTGAGGTGGAATAG